A genomic window from Arthrobacter sp. FW306-07-I includes:
- a CDS encoding DUF4192 family protein, with protein MTEKLTISGSADLLAAVPHLLGTEPKESFVVFTLRAGILGASLRMDAPAEAAPEDYAQLMTTYAAYDEKATGSVVIVYTDEEHGSGCPYAAHVAALTNELATARMPVHIVLLVTGTHWAPYGTAETNALDEVRDSNANATLTYFGSAPDLDVYNPEFLGTWAAPVQAPEGTDEDLDTARGMWAAALDRVDGAPALDTDTARQLAAAFQHRHIRDYLFRDIITTHNGSFEDVLMGTFTARPDWDRVDRAEALAFELMKVVPAGQRAPMLTLMGWLQWLKGRGSQADRYLKLATEDAAGFRLAVLLREVIIQGRVADVARDPGKSYQRRIIQ; from the coding sequence ATGACTGAAAAACTGACGATCTCCGGTTCCGCTGACCTGCTCGCCGCCGTCCCGCACCTGCTGGGCACCGAGCCGAAGGAGTCCTTCGTCGTGTTCACGCTCCGTGCGGGCATCCTGGGCGCCAGCCTGCGCATGGATGCACCGGCGGAGGCGGCCCCGGAGGATTACGCGCAGCTGATGACCACCTACGCGGCCTACGATGAGAAGGCGACAGGCAGCGTCGTCATCGTGTACACCGACGAAGAGCACGGCAGCGGCTGCCCGTACGCCGCGCACGTCGCGGCCCTCACGAACGAGCTGGCCACCGCCCGGATGCCCGTCCACATCGTTCTGCTGGTCACCGGTACCCACTGGGCACCCTACGGGACGGCCGAGACGAACGCGCTGGACGAGGTTCGGGACAGCAACGCCAACGCTACGCTGACCTACTTCGGGTCCGCCCCGGACCTTGACGTGTACAACCCCGAGTTCCTGGGCACGTGGGCGGCACCGGTCCAGGCCCCGGAAGGCACCGACGAAGACCTGGACACCGCCCGCGGGATGTGGGCGGCCGCGCTGGATCGCGTGGATGGAGCACCGGCGCTGGACACGGACACCGCCCGGCAGTTGGCGGCGGCATTCCAGCACCGGCACATCCGCGACTACCTGTTCCGGGACATCATCACCACCCACAACGGCAGCTTTGAAGACGTGTTGATGGGCACGTTCACCGCCCGTCCCGACTGGGACCGCGTGGACCGCGCGGAAGCCCTCGCCTTCGAGCTGATGAAGGTTGTACCGGCCGGGCAGCGCGCCCCGATGCTGACCCTGATGGGCTGGCTTCAGTGGCTGAAGGGCCGCGGATCCCAAGCCGACCGGTACCTGAAGCTCGCTACCGAGGACGCTGCAGGTTTCCGCCTCGCCGTGCTGTTGCGGGAAGTGATTATCCAGGGCCGAGTCGCTGACGTAGCCCGCGACCCCGGAAAGTCCTACCAGCGCCGCATCATTCAGTAG